A section of the Haliaeetus albicilla chromosome 6, bHalAlb1.1, whole genome shotgun sequence genome encodes:
- the LOC104321393 gene encoding histone H4 transcription factor-like isoform X2, with product MAPGGKFKSAELILPCEWKECCFLGKCMEEFCNHIAEHLEEYLHHPLETAEQYRCWWRSCEFGAKDPRELITHVNFHGYHTKLKFIGSQLQALHHDLPVCLQNSRSWHQLPKTSQEFVCHWENCNLRDCLCHSIYERLPSITQCGFINMLLFMPVLLRKKLLQIRRKLFIVTGKNCQKHFANERLLRDHMRGHVNHVTCALCDMVCTSVSSLKAHIRFRHCDERPFHCHLCDSGFKNAYDLHKHVETHNDSDAYSCDVEGCGFTSWTLRNLRQHYKRVHVSKSILKYKCHICQKCFSWSYTLTLHLRKAHKLSSHSRFRQTDAESPGQAISLHAGESPANQNEVSDRLRIV from the exons ATGGCCCCTGGAGGTAAATTTAAGAGTGCTGAACTGATATTACCATGTGAATGGAAAGAATGCTGCTTCTTAGGGAAATGCATGGAGGAATTTTGTAATCATATTGCAGAACACCTGGAAGAGTACCTACACCATCCTCTGGAAACAGCAG aGCAGTACCGGTGTTGGTGGAGAAGTTGTGAATTTGGAGCGAAAGATCCCAGAGAGCTGATAACACATGTCAATTTTCACGGTTACCACACCAAACTGAAATTCATAGGCTCTCAGTTACAGGCATTGCACCACGATTTGCCAGTGTGTTTGCAGAACAGTCGTAGCTGGCATCAGTTACCAAAGACTTCACAGGAGTTTGTTTGCCATTGGGAGAATTGCAAT CTTAGAGATTGTTTGTGCCATAGCATATATGAAAG aTTACCTTCAATAACCCAGTGTGGTTTTATCAACATGTTGCTATTCATGCCTGTGCTACTGAGGAAGAAACTGTTACAGATCAGAAGAAAGCTGTTTATTGTCACTGGAAAG AACTGTCAGAAACATTTTGCCAATGAAAGGCTGCTACGAGATCACATGAGGGGACATG TTAACCATGTTACATGTGCCCTTTGTGATATGGTATGCACAAGTGTCTCCTCACTGAAAGCACACATCAGATTCCGACACTGTGATGAACGTCCTTTCCATTGTCACCTCTGTGACAGCGG ttttaagaaTGCGTATGATCTGCATAAACATGTTGAAACACACAATGATTCAGATGCCTACAGCTGTGATGTTGAAGGATGTGGTTTTACTTCATGGACTTTACGAAATTTGAGACAGCATTACAAGAGAGTGCATGTG AGTAAAAGCATTCTGAAGTATAAATGCCACATCTGTCAGAAATGTTTCTCCTGGAGTTATACATTGACGCTACATCTTCGAAAAGCTCATAAACTCAGCAGTCATTCTCGTTTCAG ACAAACTGATGCTGAGAGCCCAGGACAAGCAATCAGCCTGCACGCAGGTGAGTCCCCAGCCAATCAGAATGAAGTATCAGACAGACTGAGAATAGTTTGA
- the LOC104321393 gene encoding histone H4 transcription factor-like isoform X1 → MAPGGKFKSAELILPCEWKECCFLGKCMEEFCNHIAEHLEEYLHHPLETAEQYRCWWRSCEFGAKDPRELITHVNFHGYHTKLKFIGSQLQALHHDLPVCLQNSRSWHQLPKTSQEFVCHWENCNITFNNPVWFYQHVAIHACATEEETVTDQKKAVYCHWKVNHVTCALCDMVCTSVSSLKAHIRFRHCDERPFHCHLCDSGFKNAYDLHKHVETHNDSDAYSCDVEGCGFTSWTLRNLRQHYKRVHVSKSILKYKCHICQKCFSWSYTLTLHLRKAHKLSSHSRFRYKEYDEGHMSLNIEVYNAVMGLGQAVNNKMVTNKSSPSQNSFGREGGGSCERDTSTVEVLFTQLQPWSQATGENVLVERETSMPEPVYSELQTVVLPLKLLKQHQ, encoded by the exons ATGGCCCCTGGAGGTAAATTTAAGAGTGCTGAACTGATATTACCATGTGAATGGAAAGAATGCTGCTTCTTAGGGAAATGCATGGAGGAATTTTGTAATCATATTGCAGAACACCTGGAAGAGTACCTACACCATCCTCTGGAAACAGCAG aGCAGTACCGGTGTTGGTGGAGAAGTTGTGAATTTGGAGCGAAAGATCCCAGAGAGCTGATAACACATGTCAATTTTCACGGTTACCACACCAAACTGAAATTCATAGGCTCTCAGTTACAGGCATTGCACCACGATTTGCCAGTGTGTTTGCAGAACAGTCGTAGCTGGCATCAGTTACCAAAGACTTCACAGGAGTTTGTTTGCCATTGGGAGAATTGCAAT aTTACCTTCAATAACCCAGTGTGGTTTTATCAACATGTTGCTATTCATGCCTGTGCTACTGAGGAAGAAACTGTTACAGATCAGAAGAAAGCTGTTTATTGTCACTGGAAAG TTAACCATGTTACATGTGCCCTTTGTGATATGGTATGCACAAGTGTCTCCTCACTGAAAGCACACATCAGATTCCGACACTGTGATGAACGTCCTTTCCATTGTCACCTCTGTGACAGCGG ttttaagaaTGCGTATGATCTGCATAAACATGTTGAAACACACAATGATTCAGATGCCTACAGCTGTGATGTTGAAGGATGTGGTTTTACTTCATGGACTTTACGAAATTTGAGACAGCATTACAAGAGAGTGCATGTG AGTAAAAGCATTCTGAAGTATAAATGCCACATCTGTCAGAAATGTTTCTCCTGGAGTTATACATTGACGCTACATCTTCGAAAAGCTCATAAACTCAGCAGTCATTCTCGTTTCAG aTACAAAGAATATGATGAGGGTCATATGAGTTTGAACATAGAAGTATATAATGCTGTCATGGGTTTAGGTCAGGCTGTTAATAACAAGATGGTAACAAATAAGTCTTCACCAAGTCAAAATAGttttggaagagaaggaggGGGCTCTTGCGAAAGAGACACTTCAACAGTAGAAGTACTTTTCACACAGCTTCAGCCGTGGTCACAAGCTACTGGAGAAAATGTTCTGGTAGAAAGAGAGACTTCTATGCCAGAGCCTGTGTATTCTGAACTTCAAACTGTTGTACTTCCGCTAAAGTTGCTGAAGCAACACCAATGA